The Biomphalaria glabrata chromosome 6, xgBioGlab47.1, whole genome shotgun sequence genomic interval caagtgtctcttcaatttgattggaacaagcgcctcattcgacagagttgcattgcagatcagacaggaaggcaatggagcatcttcaggtccagaagatatgaaaccatatccaatgtaatcttctttgtaccttcgtttggttccttgcttttcatttaacgctatagaagtttcattcttgctaacgtatttctccatggataacaatgaataatgcttattgataatttgttattattagcatacacctaaacaatttacatgaaacatatcgcttattattatcgttaccaattaaagaactgctgtgcgtctgctaaggcggcatacatttgagtcattataataatatatgtatagtggacaattgcataacctgaagagctaacacccctttccgtcataatggagcgatccactactattactggtcgttgcaagtgAGGATGTTgtcgcaacgtaaaataaaaatttaatagtaggcagaccCGTGTATGTGTGGGGTTCTGAAAACTCctgcggcacacctgcaaatcttcagcggcacactagtgtgccgcggcacacagtttgagaaacactgatttacaatatagatctagaactaagaCTAGCATGGGCCTAGGTTGACTAGTTGGATCATAGATtcaatctaaaatctaaattatagcttaaattttatatatattattctactactactagactaTGACTGACTATAGTGAATTAATCCAGATAGTGAAATACCccctccacaaatgagattggaccataacgctaaaactaaaagtatgaaagtagcgctatataatatatatactaagTAGATATTATTGTCATTATTGactattaatttaaatattatctagaatctagatctaagacagTAGACCTGAGTAGACATTAGCCTCATTTATGTTACTTGTTAGGATGATCATTAGACATTATATTTcataacataataaataaataatgaaaaagacTTAAAAGACTCTAGAAATAGTCATAGTGATATGACTATGATTATGAATCAAATGAatgataatattttataatcataataatcattaataatgaataatcattataaaaatgtacatttagttATAAACACTAAAGACTAAAACAGTATCATGAGTATCACAGTATCAGTAtgattattatatgtaattgtaaTTGTAACTATCATACTATGTAAGtaagatctagctctagactaAATTATAATTGTGTCTACTATAAATTACTTGGTCATCCCAACTGCCTGTAACAAAAATGGTTGAAGGCGCAGATTTTACGTCGGATTTTGGTCGCCACCTAATCTTACTAATTTTCTTGGAAACAAATTTCACGCTGATATCAGTCATTTTATATTTCTGTTGCTTGGCGGTCTACGAGCAATAAGAAAAAGGCGAAACATAATTTCTCCATTTCTTCTTTGGAAGGAAATGTTCTGAGTTTCATTCGCTATATTCAAAGAAGAATCGCAATTTTctaacataaataaaataataaaaatacaattaacaGCGAAGCGAAAATGCATCGACGGATATATCTAGGCCCTAAAAAGGGAAAGGAATAGTAATAGCAAACGGAAGCAAGTAGACTACCTCTGAAGAAAacgaattaatttgtttaaataattagaCTATAgttcatatttaaaaataaaatatgctaCTTCTTGATATTTTGTCGCCTTTCCAATGGCAccctaaactaaaaaaaaaaaaaaaaaagataatgggATAGTAGTAGGTCAACAACATCAACATGCAAAGAAATCCAGGAAATAATTAAATCTTAACATTAACacggctcttcgagctctaagtttgaaataaaaactgtttaagcgtcaaacagtaaaaaaccTGCGTGAACCACCGTTCTGTGtggaagagacccaagtcaatgcctatgtaaagcattgctatttccgatgcatCTGGCCCCCGGGCGCATGTGCtagacatggccgaaggccgagtgcaccggggacctccgccattttcctatgttgtaccaagctaaccgtggaggACTCGCCATTTGTGTAACAGTCCTTTGAGGAacgcgcatggattatcgacaggatCGTGagggctctctttcaactccgctccgTACGATGGGTAAACTCTCGCCTACCCGTGGacacccccacgggagttttgttttgctactcatttagcctaaccacctcctctaatggtcgtttccacacgagcgtcacgttgaggcagaatagcatgCTCGCGCCTTCTctttaccaagctaaccgtgcggAACTagccttttgtttttgttttttaacgacACCTTGAGGAAACGCGCTATGATCGCTGCTGACATGGTTGTGGGAGCTCTTTAACAATCATGTCCAGAGCCATTGGAATGTTCTCTTGCACCCGTTAGGAACTCCAACGTTTGCTACCTATttggcctaatcgtttcctcttacgatAGTTTCCATCCTGGCGACACTATGAGGAAGGAAAGAAAACCCGGGAACTTTAACACTAAACGCTTAACCTCGtactgcccccccccttttctgaAAAACAATAAACACCCACCTTTATTatatatcattattaattattctTAGCATGGGCTGACCTGTTGTGTGAATCAGCCCTACGTTAGATATCTATAACATATCATGATAGAAACTCTAGAAGAATTTACTGCGAGGTTCACCATAAACGGGTGGTTGATTTCCAATTCACTGTCAAAATCATCCTTCAAGGCACAGaagtaattaaaatataaagaaaaactgCTAAGGATAGCTAAGGATAGGGGAAATGTGTTATTGCGGACCATAACAGCACCATACAACGTCAATCAAgagagtgatgatgatgaaaatgtaaaaatattgagaacaaaaaaaaagctgaaaaagtttataaaaactaagacaatttttttttatctatcattttaattttaataagtcATCTTAATGCaaatattcatttattgaaaataaaaaaaaaaagatataaaactATATCCACAGAGAACCGAGCTCTGTGCCCCGAGACAGAGGGTCTTAAAATTGTTTACTCGTGGGACCCTTTATATAGTCAAAACTTGCCCAGTGAAAAAACTACATAAATGCATAGTGTACAagttacaaatgaaaaaaaattactataacAACATATTGAAAGTATGTttattgagattttaatattgattaaaataaaattttaaaaaattaatcacttGAATGATGTTATGAAATTTCATGAAAGTATTTGTAAATGCAACCGCTAATCTCCAGGAGCATACATTTTGTGTCGGTTACGGCAAAGAAATCACGTTTTAGCAAATAGCAAGATGGGAAAGCAGTCGACAACTTCTGTACAATGATCCATAATGAAGGATATAAAATTGGAATCTGTGTTTATAATCAAgtggatatttcaataagctgTTCCAGTATTGGTATGGATTCATCTGACATTGGGATCTAAGTTTGTCAAAAGGGTTATGTGTTAATCGTGAGTGTAACTAAACAATCAGCAATGTGCTCACACTTACAGTTTATATCTTACTAAGACTTAGTAGACTGGCCAATGTAGTAATGTAGAGAGTGATTACTTCATCTAATTTTACATAAAAGACTGAAAAATTAAAGCGCATACTCTTAACTTCAGTTTGGAAGGCAATCGTACTTAATATTTTCCACTGTCAAATATTTGGTTTATTAAAGATGGAACTATGTAGACTTGGCTGACTAATGACTTAATAACTTTGTCTAAGCTTAAACTTAAACTACAATAGTTTTCCATAAGTGTGCTGCAAGAATGCATTTGCTCCTCggttacttttaatattttcctACAAGCAGGccttatatctagatctatatatagatctattgctTCATTTATGAAATGAAGCAACGCccaaaacttgaaaaaaaaaaaaaaaaaaaagtccacagACCAATAAACGTCTATGGTCAATCGAATAAATTATATCACTGGTATCATTGACTTTTCACCGGAAGAGATGTTTTTCAGCTGATACACCGATACCATGGTGACAGTGTCATTTATGGCGCTGACTTTGACTaaatcatactagatctaaatgatagAAGATCTAAATGGCTAATTTACTaaactaaacctagatctagcatgtagttctagaaataaaaaaaggaagacAATGTCCTGATGAATGTTATtaagataatttaaatttattatttagatCTGGCATAGATCGATAGAAATGCTGCATGTTATTACCGAAGTAGGCAAACCAGGAAGGCAAggtaaactaaaaactaagtctaaaattaaaaactttaaaatctaTACTGTATTAACTGTATACATAGAGTCTAgcttactctagatctaaatctagatctatttacatctagactttttaaaaatctttaatcactagatctatatgcagccaaatataatataatagatctaaatctaatcgaGAATCTATACTAGACCTATATGATATATTGATTATTGATATATCATAATATATGGAATATGGGCAACAGTCCGAAACACAATCACAATATTATCAATATTCAACGCAAGAATAACTTTCAATAACACTGCCTAACTAACAAAGTTTCTAAATCACAACGGCAGTAACCTACTCtgtaaatctagactagatctacaataatctagatgtaatctagtaggcctatttagatAGATCCTTGATCTAGTTATTGTTCTCataaaaatttgtataaataataaatattctgTTATAGTTATAGCATTATAGAttttactatttgttttgttaaagtttCTAATGTAACTTCAGATTctgaaaataattacataataGCCCAAACCTTCCACAAAATGTTTGTGGTTGAAACATTATTAAATAGCACATTTTCCTTTTAGACTATCTCTTTATCTAAGAAAAGACTATAAAGCTTATTAATTGTTTCTATGACATATatatagcaattttttttatgtataaattcCTATAGGGTAATggctaaattaaattttaaaaatctagaaacCCTTTTTcaccttcatctatcccttgaactgttggggcaccacacaatatctgttgactgtctttctccattattcTCTGACAGAGAGGGAAAGACAAACACTGTATAAAGTAACAAATTAATCAGCAATATGTTAATCTGGGCTGAATTCATAAGATGTTAGTGGTGGTAGATTTAGATTATTGTGTTGACATTTGGCATAGCTGCAAatgttagaaatttattaaaatacaaataacttGCAAAATCTGTTTCCTTTTCACTTAATAtatttggtttttattttagaaagagAAAAGCGCCATTATCCAGATGCTCATAACCAACCAGGCCCGATTCTACCCATCAAACCAAGGGGCAGACGTTACATACCCCACGATTCTGGTAGAGAGCCTGAATGGAAACCTCACaatcaaaacataaatataGTTTATTCAGAGTAGGTAAATACTTCAAACTGTTTTAAGGAAAATCAACCTAAAATTTTCTAAAGTTTATTTGGTAGTAAAAAcccaaaacaaaatagaattgGCTAGAGTAGGGCTACTACCTATGAAATTGTtacattgataataataataatactaaccaaaaaaaaaaaatacacacaataAATCCATCCTCAGTagataagaaaaatgttttagcaattttaaattaatttttaaaataagtttcagttataaaatagataatattttttattactatagTGTTGGCCCTGACTGGAGCTCTCGGCTCAAGTACATACCTCACCCAGAAAACCCTGAATATCCAGCTGCTGAAATCTGGCCAGATAACTGGAAAGGAATGCGCCCATATCCGTGTGAGTTTAAAgaggaaacaaataaaaattcataagctgacattaataataaaaagaccTTTGATCTCtggaatcatttatttttaaactgaaCATCTGGGATAGTTACTCTGTGCATGAATTTTAAAAGCATGTTCTTAACATGCTGGGtgtgttttgtattttatgtgtgtattaGAGTTCATTATCTTCAGTTTCTAATttctattttgattttaaatttaaaaattcttattttAGATTAGCATTTAAAGTTATTGGGTCACAGTGTAATTTTATATTGCACTTGCAAACTACTAGGATGGATGTTGTGTTTGAGCCACTTGCTTAATATTATTTACTATATCAATTATTTGggttatattttgttattgtttctcaGTTCATAGTTGTTCTCTGCTTTCTGATTTGTCTTTCACCTAGATTGAGGCTGGTTCATTTTCTAATAAATAGTCTActcatcactttttttttttggcatgttCCTAATAAGAAAAGTACCTATTTGTTAGTGAGCAGGTCATAATGACTTCTGATACTTTCTGATCATttaaaatattcacatttattagtcttttttttttcattataactTTCTCTTTGTTAGTTACATACAAAAGATCTGAAGATGAATGGCTATTTGATCCTGGACACAAGAAGCCTAGCCTTAGATGTGTATTTGAAGGTGTCCATAAAGCTACTGCTGTGTCAGAGAATAGCTTCTCACATGAAATGCTGTACGGCAAAGGAAGAAATGGTAATTAACTTGTGTTACACTAAAATATTACATCATTAATATGTCATTAAGTGTTCAGTaaaaatgctgaaaaaaaaaaaaaaaaaaaagcaataaaggTTAAAATATTGTGAGACATTTCTTTTGCTTTCAAATGGgaacaaattttgtttaaacaatgTATGTAAAAGtctgtttttgttatttaaataccATAGCTTTCATAttatgaaacaacaacaatataataCAGGCAGAATTCATTTCAGTGCAATGTGtagatataattaattaataaatctatCTTTCTTCATATTGGATAGAATTAATGTCTATTAATGGGAACAATGACAGTCAAATATGGTAGTTGATTAccatttacattttaatattaacaCATAAAAAATCACAGACCtggtgtagtttttttttttacaaaaagccAGTccattaacaattattttgtattttgtttgtctcTTGCATGTTTCTAAATAGGGCCTTATTTT includes:
- the LOC106078195 gene encoding spermatogenesis-associated serine-rich protein 1-like, which codes for MLHVITEVGKPGRQEREKRHYPDAHNQPGPILPIKPRGRRYIPHDSGREPEWKPHNQNINIVYSDVGPDWSSRLKYIPHPENPEYPAAEIWPDNWKGMRPYPFTYKRSEDEWLFDPGHKKPSLRCVFEGVHKATAVSENSFSHEMLYGKGRNEEIIDKRNSIPEASPGDKSYQVPEYSPNFHKTENYLPKFSTGTSPYSPTLKRKADTFVPLMTFRPVKKETFRQRTEVLQKKMEMEEVKKLDSWQPAKPIASTIPQLDPSEVPKKY